ACCTTACacttcttttcttcatctgtccaaaTCCTACCCAGCTCAGGtctgcctcctccatgaagcctgcCCTCTTTTGTGCAGACTTCGCTGATTCCACTCCTCTGATCTGTCAGCAGCTTAACTTTGTACTACTTAAGCACATGTGACTTCATTTGACACCTACCATTGCAAGCATTTAACAGATTTCACAGTCTGTTCATATCCATCATCTATTTCCACTAATCCTCACACAACCATCATCATGCCCTTTGCAGATATAAGGAAAATGAGAGTCAGTGGCATTGAGTACCTTGCCCTGAGATCTGACTAAAGCCCACAACTGTTGGACTCCTGAGTCAGACACCTGCTGATTGAAGATTTGCTGCAATATGGATGCACTGGCCCATTCTTCTGGTATTTATTATCTCTATGTTTAGCTTTGCATTGTTAGTCAATTTTTTAAGCTGCATATTTTTACAATGTGCACATGTTGTTTTCTCTATTATACTTCATGAAACCAGGCACAATTTCAGATATTTCAGTATGTCCTACAGCCCTTCTCAAAAAAATCCCCAGGAGATTCGTGttcacattaaagtttgagaagccgTGTCCTATAACACCAGCTAGAATATGCACAAAGCAGAAACTCAACAACTATTTTGAGACCTGTGGCCCTGAGAATCCCAGGGGATTCTCAGTTTTGCCATCATATCCTTCTCTACTCCCCCAACTTTGAGCCCCTTTACCTTTAGGGCCTCCCGTGGCTCTTTGCTCCCTCACAAGGCAGATATGAACCTAAGGATGAGGGAGACAGTGAGGCAGTGCCCCGGGGATGACGTGAGGCGAAGCTGCTACCTTCCCAGCAGAGCCAAAAGCAAATGTTGGCATCGGCTACATTTCTGGGAAGAAATTGGCTTTATTTCTAAGACAGAAATGCCTATCGCTTGAGCATTCTAGCCTCGGGAGGGTAAGGGGTTTGTGATAGACAACACTGGAACTGTTTCTAGACTTGATTTATTGACTTGTCTGTTTCTATTCTGTCACTAATCTGATTGACAATGAAACCCGGGATGTGACTTGGAATTTCTGCGTGCGTGCGCGCTGCCGTCAGGTGGGTGGGCCTGTTCGGAGCAGGTGCGTCCGTAGGTGGGAGGTGTTTGTGCAAGGGCTGTTTGTATGTGAGGAGGGCGTGAGTGGAAACGACACAGGAGATATGGGTGCCTCTACGGAGTTGATTGTGATGTGAAATGTGTCTTCCTGGATGGGGAAGCAATGTGGGTTCGAGTATGTGCGGTGCGAGCGTTTGGATGGGAGGAGGTAGGTGGGGCTCCCAGCGTAATACCCGGGAGGGGGTGGTTACAGACACGCCTTTCGGAACAGCCCCTTCTTTCGCCCTCCCTAGCTTTTTATCCCAGGAAATCATCTCCCATTTGGGAGGCCTTGGAAtaggggagaggaggggcggAAAGCGCCCGAGAGCCGGGAAGTCGGGAGTCTCAGGGCTCCGCTCTCAGCGTCGCACGCGAGctaggagctggggagggggaccAGATGCGGACAGGTGCACCCCCACAGGGGCACGCGTGACGACACGTGGAAGATTCATCCCCCGTCGAGGAATCGCATCCCCTGCCCTGGGGCTGCCCGCTTCACTTGCGAGTCCACACGGCCTGGAAGCCCGCGCCCACTCTTCtcggctggggctgggggaggtgggccGGGTTAGGGAGCGGAACCCCGCCCCTCCCTTGTTACTGACGAGCTCCGCCCCCTCCCGCCCGGCGgagccccgccccccgcccccgcccccgccccccgcccgggCGCAGCTCTGGGCTCGCTCAATCCGGCTGGCCCCATGTTACTGAGCGGAGCTCCTCCGGCGGGCTCCGGCCCCGGGCCGCGGGCGCAGGGGAGCGCGGGGGGCGGCCCAGGGGGATCGCGCCGGGGTACCGGGGGTGCGGGAGCCGGCCCAGGAGGGGGCAGCAGTGGCGGAGTGGCCAAGTGGCTCCGGGAGCACCTGGGCTTCCGCGGGGGGGGCGGCGGCGGAGGTGGGGGCAAGCCGGCACCCCCTGAGCCAGACTACCGCCACCCTGCACCCTCCCCGGCCGCGCCCCCTGCGCCACCCCCGGACATCCTAGCTGCCTACCGGTTGCAGAGGGAGCGCGACTTCGAAGACCCCTACTCCGGGGGGTCGTCCGGCTCCGTTGCCCTAGCTACCCCTGCTGTCCCCGGTCCCACGCCGCCCCCACGCCACGGCTCGCCCCCCCACCGCCTTATTCGGGTCGAGACCCCTGGCCCCCCAGCGCCCCCTCCTGAGGAGCGGATCTCTGGACCTCCGGCTAGCAGCGACAGGGTGAGTGCAGTGCCGGGCGGGGGTGGCCAGGAGGAGAGATGGTCGGAGGTCTGGGGCTTTCAAGAGGGACAAAGGTGGCCTGGCCGGTGCCAGGCGCCTCGGTGTCACGGTTCCTGGCGCCGCGATCTTAGTCCCTGACCCCAGGGCTCGGAGCTTTCATTCACCTTTGTTCAGATTCTCCACCGACTAATCTGGGACGTGCGCCCCAAACTCTGCCTCTATCTCCTATAATCTCCCAGGACTGGTGACCCTCCCCCTCCCGGGCCCTGCTCTGCTCCCCTCATCGCAgcctccacccccgccccacAACCCCAGCCTAATCAGCGAGCCTTTTTCTAACGGGATTTgagtcccctccctcccctagTTTATGGCCTTTCTGCCCTCTTTAGAGCAGCAGCTCACTGCCTTTTGATCTCTGACCCCTACCCCCCAGGGCAGAGCCAGCACAAAGCTTCACTCCTCCTCCTCAGGGACCCCAAGCATCCTTGCAGGTGCTGAAGCCCTAGGAAGGAGGTGAAAGCTGGAGTTTCTCCCTATGGACACAGCAAGAGCTGGCCTTTGCCTTACCCAGTGGGACTGGAGCCTGGTGGACTGTTGTTCTCAGGAAGCCAGACAGGCAGTATGCAGTTCTTCACCAAGGATGCTGACCGGTGAGGTCCAGGCAGGCCCACTCCTGCACTCCTTTCCTTGTCCTCCCAGGTATGGGGACAGTCAGTGCTCAGAACCTGTTGCCCAGATGAGGCTAAACAGCTGAGCCCACACCTCCTCTCCccttgtcccccacccccacccgggCCCATTCTGAGGGAGACTAGAGCCTTTCGTGCATCTGCAGGCTTGGGGTAAAGAGGAGAGCTGGGAAGTCACTGGGTCTGAAAACGTTCACTGTGCCTGAGAGGCCCCTGATGGGAAGCCACCCCCTGCTCAACCCCAGTTGGGCCTTAT
This is a stretch of genomic DNA from Equus caballus isolate H_3958 breed thoroughbred chromosome 1, TB-T2T, whole genome shotgun sequence. It encodes these proteins:
- the SHF gene encoding SH2 domain-containing adapter protein F isoform X4 — its product is MLLSGAPPAGSGPGPRAQGSAGGGPGGSRRGTGGAGAGPGGGSSGGVAKWLREHLGFRGGGGGGGGGKPAPPEPDYRHPAPSPAAPPAPPPDILAAYRLQRERDFEDPYSGGSSGSVALATPAVPGPTPPPRHGSPPHRLIRVETPGPPAPPPEERISGPPASSDRLAILEDYADPFDVQETGEGPAGASGAPEKVPENDGYMEPYEAQKMMAEIRGSKEPAAQPLPLYDTPYEPEEEGATPEGEGAPWPRESRLPEDDERPPEEYDQPWEWKKERISKAFAAGTTGPSVEQMPRTCSGCAKRPATWCATVRPAKMTSPCPSRAVRASCT
- the SHF gene encoding SH2 domain-containing adapter protein F isoform X6; the encoded protein is MLLSGAPPAGSGPGPRAQGSAGGGPGGSRRGTGGAGAGPGGGSSGGVAKWLREHLGFRGGGGGGGGGKPAPPEPDYRHPAPSPAAPPAPPPDILAAYRLQRERDFEDPYSGGSSGSVALATPAVPGPTPPPRHGSPPHRLIRVETPGPPAPPPEERISGPPASSDRLAILEDYADPFDVQETGEGPAGASGAPEKVPENDGYMEPYEAQKMMAEIRGSKEPAAQPLPLYDTPYEPEEEGATPEGEGAPWPRESRLPEDDERPPEEYDQPWEWKKERISKAFAGAVRASCT